In one Phyllostomus discolor isolate MPI-MPIP mPhyDis1 chromosome 8, mPhyDis1.pri.v3, whole genome shotgun sequence genomic region, the following are encoded:
- the PCYT2 gene encoding ethanolamine-phosphate cytidylyltransferase isoform X1, protein MIRNGHGAAVGAEQPGPGGRPAVRVWCDGCYDMVHYGHSNQLRQARAMGDYLIVGVHTDAEIAKHKGPPVFTQEERRRMVQAIKWVDEVVPAAPYVTTLETLDKYSCDFCVHGNDITLTVDGRDTYEEVKRAGRYRECKRTQGVSTTDLVGRMLLVTKAHHSSQEMSSEYREYADSFGKCPGGRNPWTGVSQFLQTSQKIIQFASGKEPQPGETVIYVAGAFDLFHIGHVDFLEKVHGLAERPYIIAGLHFDQEVNRYKGKNYPIMNLHERTLSVLACRYVSEVVIGAPYAVTAELLDHFKVDVVCHGKTEIVPDRDGSDPYQEPKRRGIFCQVDSGSDLTTDLIVQRIITNRLEYEARNQKKEAKELAFLEAMRRQEPQPERGSDTPF, encoded by the exons ATGATCCGAAACGGACACGGGGCGGCGGTCGGCGCCGAGCAGCCGGGCCCGGGGGGCAGGCCCGCCGTGCGAGTGTGGTGCGACGGCTG CTACGACATGGTGCATTACGGCCACTCCAACCAGCTGCGCCAGGCGCGGGCCATGGGTGACTACCTCATCGTGGGTGTGCACACTGACG CGGAGATCGCCAAGCACAAGGGCCCGCCAGTGTTCACGCAGGAGGAGAGGCGCCGCATGGTGCAGGCCATCAAGTGGGTGGACGAGGTGGTGCCGGCGGCTCCCTACGTCACCACGCTGGAGACGCTGGACAAGTACAGCTGCGACTTCTGCGTCCACGGCA ATGACATCACGCTGACTGTGGACGGCCGGGACACCTACGAGGAGGTGAAGCGGGCTGGGAGGTACAG AGAGTGCAAGCGCACCCAGGGCGTGTCCACCACGGACCTCGTCGGCCGCATGCTGCTGGTCACCAAGGCCCACCACAGCAGCCAA GAAATGTCCTCAGAGTACCGGGAGTACGCAGACAGCTTTGGCAAG TGCCCGGGGGGGCGGAACCCCTGGACGGGGGTGTCCCAGTTTCTGCAGACGTCCCAGAAGATCATCCAGTTCGCCTCGGGGAAGGAGCCGCAGCCCGGAGAGACGGTCATTTACGTGGCCGGTGCCTTTGACCTGTTCC ACATCGGGCACGTGGACTTCCTGGAGAAGGTGCACGGCCTGGCGGAGCGGCCCTACATCATCGCCGGCCTGCACTTCGACCAG GAGGTCAACCGCTACAAGGGCAAGAACTACCCCATCATGAACCTGCACGAGCGGACCCTGAGCGTGCTGGCCTGCCGG TACGTGTCGGAGGTGGTGATCGGGGCCCCGTACGCAGTCACCGCGGAGCTGCTGGACCACTTCAAG GTGGACGTAGTGTGTCACGGGAAGACAGAAATCGTGCCTGACAGGGACGGCTCCGACCCGTACCAG GAGCCCAAGAGGAGGGGCATCTTCTGTCAGGTGGACAGCGGCAGCGACCTCACCACGGACCTCATCGTCCAGCGCATCATCACGAACAG GCTGGAGTACGAGGCCCGGAACCAGAAGAAGGAGGCCAAGGAGCTGGCCTTCCTGGAGGCCATGAGGCGGCAGGAGCCACAGCCCGAGAGGGGGAGCGACACCCCCTTCTGA
- the PCYT2 gene encoding ethanolamine-phosphate cytidylyltransferase isoform X2 — protein MIRNGHGAAVGAEQPGPGGRPAVRVWCDGCYDMVHYGHSNQLRQARAMGDYLIVGVHTDDDITLTVDGRDTYEEVKRAGRYRECKRTQGVSTTDLVGRMLLVTKAHHSSQEMSSEYREYADSFGKCPGGRNPWTGVSQFLQTSQKIIQFASGKEPQPGETVIYVAGAFDLFHIGHVDFLEKVHGLAERPYIIAGLHFDQEVNRYKGKNYPIMNLHERTLSVLACRYVSEVVIGAPYAVTAELLDHFKVDVVCHGKTEIVPDRDGSDPYQEPKRRGIFCQVDSGSDLTTDLIVQRIITNRLEYEARNQKKEAKELAFLEAMRRQEPQPERGSDTPF, from the exons ATGATCCGAAACGGACACGGGGCGGCGGTCGGCGCCGAGCAGCCGGGCCCGGGGGGCAGGCCCGCCGTGCGAGTGTGGTGCGACGGCTG CTACGACATGGTGCATTACGGCCACTCCAACCAGCTGCGCCAGGCGCGGGCCATGGGTGACTACCTCATCGTGGGTGTGCACACTGACG ATGACATCACGCTGACTGTGGACGGCCGGGACACCTACGAGGAGGTGAAGCGGGCTGGGAGGTACAG AGAGTGCAAGCGCACCCAGGGCGTGTCCACCACGGACCTCGTCGGCCGCATGCTGCTGGTCACCAAGGCCCACCACAGCAGCCAA GAAATGTCCTCAGAGTACCGGGAGTACGCAGACAGCTTTGGCAAG TGCCCGGGGGGGCGGAACCCCTGGACGGGGGTGTCCCAGTTTCTGCAGACGTCCCAGAAGATCATCCAGTTCGCCTCGGGGAAGGAGCCGCAGCCCGGAGAGACGGTCATTTACGTGGCCGGTGCCTTTGACCTGTTCC ACATCGGGCACGTGGACTTCCTGGAGAAGGTGCACGGCCTGGCGGAGCGGCCCTACATCATCGCCGGCCTGCACTTCGACCAG GAGGTCAACCGCTACAAGGGCAAGAACTACCCCATCATGAACCTGCACGAGCGGACCCTGAGCGTGCTGGCCTGCCGG TACGTGTCGGAGGTGGTGATCGGGGCCCCGTACGCAGTCACCGCGGAGCTGCTGGACCACTTCAAG GTGGACGTAGTGTGTCACGGGAAGACAGAAATCGTGCCTGACAGGGACGGCTCCGACCCGTACCAG GAGCCCAAGAGGAGGGGCATCTTCTGTCAGGTGGACAGCGGCAGCGACCTCACCACGGACCTCATCGTCCAGCGCATCATCACGAACAG GCTGGAGTACGAGGCCCGGAACCAGAAGAAGGAGGCCAAGGAGCTGGCCTTCCTGGAGGCCATGAGGCGGCAGGAGCCACAGCCCGAGAGGGGGAGCGACACCCCCTTCTGA